In Pseudomonas sp. DNDY-54, a genomic segment contains:
- a CDS encoding PepSY domain-containing protein — MKTLTTLITAATLTLGANLAMARDLGPDEALKLRDAGTIQSFEKLNEAAIAKHPGATVEETELEEEYGRHIYQVELRDDKGVQWDLELDAKTGEVLKDHQDD, encoded by the coding sequence ATGAAAACACTGACTACGCTGATCACTGCCGCCACCCTTACCCTTGGCGCCAACCTGGCCATGGCTCGTGACCTCGGCCCGGATGAGGCACTGAAATTGCGCGATGCAGGCACCATCCAATCGTTCGAGAAGCTCAACGAGGCGGCCATCGCCAAACACCCCGGGGCCACCGTCGAGGAAACCGAACTGGAAGAAGAATACGGTCGCCACATCTATCAGGTTGAATTGCGCGACGACAAAGGTGTGCAATGGGACCTAGAGCTCGACGCCAAGACCGGCGAAGTACTCAAGGACCATCAGGACGACTAA
- a CDS encoding thiamine pyrophosphate-requiring protein has protein sequence MAITVGDFLIERLYQWGVRRIYGYPGDGINGVFGALNRANEKIRFIQARHEEMAAFMASADAKFNGGLGVCIATSGPGATHLLTGLYDARMDHMPVLAIAGQQARTAMGAHYQQEVDLASMFKDVAGAFVQQASTPAQVRHLVDRAIRTALGQRTVTAIILPNDLQEMEYSDPPRSHGAVFSGIGYSRPKMVPYNTDLIRAAEVLNAGKKVAILVGAGALDATDEIIAVAQKLGAGVAKALLGKAAVPDDLPWVTGSIGLLGTEPSYKMMNECDTLLMVGSGFPYSEFLPEEGQARGVQVDLKADMLSIRYPMEVNLQGDSAETLRALLPLLLHKADREWRDRIENWRDDWDDTLVERAMVSAEPINPQRVALELSPRLPDMSIVTSDSGSCANWYARDIHLRRGMMGSLSGGLASMGAAVPYAIAAKFCHPERTVVAMVGDGAMQMNNMAELITVAKYWQEWENPQWICCVFNNEDLNQVTWEQRVMEGDPKFEASQNIPNVPYHRFAESIGLVGIYVDREDQVVAAWEQAFAADRPVLIEFKTDPNVPPLPPHLKIDQIKKYATTLLQGDPDQAGILVQSAKQIFAKVMPNRNKDKDSQ, from the coding sequence ATGGCGATAACAGTTGGTGACTTCCTGATCGAACGCCTCTATCAATGGGGCGTTCGGCGCATTTACGGCTATCCGGGCGATGGCATCAACGGCGTGTTCGGCGCGCTCAATCGCGCCAATGAGAAGATCCGCTTCATCCAGGCGCGGCATGAGGAAATGGCTGCGTTCATGGCCTCGGCCGATGCCAAGTTCAACGGCGGGCTGGGCGTGTGCATCGCCACCTCCGGCCCAGGCGCAACGCATCTGCTAACAGGGTTGTACGACGCCCGCATGGACCACATGCCGGTACTGGCGATCGCTGGCCAGCAGGCCCGTACCGCCATGGGCGCGCACTACCAGCAGGAGGTCGATCTGGCCTCTATGTTCAAGGATGTCGCCGGCGCTTTCGTACAACAGGCCAGCACCCCGGCGCAGGTTCGCCATCTGGTCGACCGAGCGATACGCACGGCGCTGGGCCAGCGCACGGTCACGGCGATCATCCTGCCCAACGATTTACAGGAAATGGAATACAGCGACCCTCCGCGGAGCCACGGCGCGGTATTTTCCGGCATCGGGTACAGCCGTCCAAAGATGGTGCCCTACAACACAGACCTGATCCGTGCGGCCGAGGTGCTCAACGCCGGCAAGAAGGTCGCGATTCTGGTAGGCGCAGGCGCGCTGGACGCCACCGATGAAATCATCGCGGTGGCGCAGAAACTCGGGGCGGGCGTGGCCAAGGCGCTGCTGGGCAAGGCCGCGGTGCCGGATGACCTGCCATGGGTAACCGGTTCGATCGGCCTGCTCGGCACCGAACCGAGCTACAAGATGATGAATGAATGCGACACGCTGCTGATGGTGGGGTCGGGCTTCCCCTACTCCGAATTCCTCCCCGAGGAAGGCCAGGCCCGCGGCGTACAGGTCGACCTCAAGGCGGACATGCTCAGCATCCGCTATCCGATGGAAGTGAACCTGCAAGGGGACTCGGCGGAGACCTTGCGCGCCCTGCTGCCACTGTTGCTGCACAAGGCAGATCGCGAGTGGCGGGATCGCATCGAGAACTGGCGAGACGACTGGGACGACACGCTGGTCGAGCGCGCCATGGTCTCGGCCGAGCCGATCAATCCGCAGCGCGTGGCGCTTGAGCTCTCGCCGCGGTTGCCGGACATGAGCATCGTCACCAGCGATTCAGGCTCTTGCGCTAACTGGTACGCGCGCGACATTCACCTGCGTCGCGGCATGATGGGCTCGCTGTCCGGTGGGCTGGCCTCCATGGGGGCGGCAGTGCCCTACGCCATAGCAGCCAAGTTCTGCCATCCGGAGCGCACGGTGGTGGCGATGGTGGGCGACGGTGCAATGCAGATGAACAACATGGCCGAGCTGATCACGGTGGCCAAGTACTGGCAGGAATGGGAGAACCCGCAATGGATCTGCTGCGTATTCAACAATGAGGATCTGAATCAGGTGACCTGGGAGCAACGGGTCATGGAGGGCGATCCGAAGTTCGAAGCGTCGCAGAACATTCCCAACGTGCCCTACCACCGTTTTGCCGAATCCATCGGGCTGGTTGGCATCTATGTCGATCGTGAGGATCAGGTTGTTGCCGCCTGGGAGCAGGCCTTCGCCGCGGACCGGCCGGTCTTGATCGAATTCAAGACCGACCCCAACGTGCCGCCTTTACCGCCGCATCTGAAGATCGATCAGATCAAGAAGTACGCCACGACACTGCTGCAAGGCGACCCCGATCAGGCCGGTATTCTGGTGCAGTCAGCCAAGCAGATCTTCGCCAAGGTGATGCCGAATCGTAACAAAGACAAGGACTCGCAATAG
- a CDS encoding exonuclease SbcCD subunit D C-terminal domain-containing protein: protein MRLIHTSDWHLGQTLHGQDRDYEHAQFLAWLLDQLTVHQPDALLIAGDIFDTVNPPLKAQERLYDFIVRAHEQQPQLDIVMIAGNHDSGGRIELPGPLMRRLNAHAIGRISWIAENQLDHNRLLVPLHNAKGQVAGWCLALPFLRPAEVTGGEAGDDYMLGIHHVHQHLIAAAEAQRQPGQALIAMSHAHMAGGAVSEDSERNIVIGNAEALPASLFPEPIAYVALGHLHKPQKVAGQERIRYSGSPLPLSFGEINYPHQLLLVSFDGDRLDTIETLPVPRAVEMIRIGRAPLAEVISQLEALPPVGLFAENLPWLEVRVQLDEPMPDLRQRIETAITGKACRLVRIASEYRGVRGEAESEVLLGLDQITPQELFARAWETQFGNPPDDQALDDFASLLQGVEFAGEGDAR from the coding sequence ATGCGCCTGATCCACACCTCCGACTGGCACCTCGGCCAGACCCTGCACGGCCAGGACCGCGACTACGAACATGCGCAATTCCTCGCCTGGCTACTCGACCAGCTAACCGTCCACCAGCCGGACGCCCTGCTGATCGCCGGCGACATTTTCGACACCGTCAACCCGCCACTAAAAGCTCAAGAACGCCTCTACGACTTCATCGTCCGCGCCCACGAACAGCAGCCGCAGCTAGATATCGTGATGATCGCCGGCAACCACGATTCCGGCGGGCGCATCGAGCTGCCCGGGCCGTTGATGAGGCGCCTCAATGCCCACGCGATCGGCCGCATCAGCTGGATCGCCGAGAACCAGCTCGACCACAACCGTCTGCTGGTGCCGCTGCACAACGCGAAGGGTCAGGTGGCCGGATGGTGTCTCGCCCTGCCTTTCCTGCGCCCGGCCGAAGTCACCGGCGGCGAAGCGGGAGATGACTACATGCTCGGCATCCACCACGTGCACCAGCACCTGATCGCCGCCGCCGAAGCGCAGCGCCAGCCCGGCCAGGCACTGATCGCCATGAGCCACGCACACATGGCCGGTGGCGCAGTATCAGAGGACTCGGAGCGCAACATCGTCATCGGCAATGCCGAGGCGTTGCCGGCCAGCCTGTTTCCCGAGCCCATCGCCTACGTCGCGCTCGGCCATCTGCACAAGCCGCAGAAGGTCGCAGGACAGGAGCGCATCCGCTACAGCGGCTCGCCTTTGCCGCTGTCGTTTGGCGAGATCAATTACCCGCACCAGCTCCTGCTGGTCAGCTTCGACGGCGACAGGCTGGACACTATCGAGACTCTGCCCGTACCCCGCGCAGTGGAGATGATCCGCATCGGCCGCGCGCCGCTGGCCGAGGTCATCAGCCAGCTCGAAGCGCTTCCCCCGGTCGGCCTGTTCGCCGAGAACCTACCCTGGCTGGAAGTGCGCGTGCAGCTCGATGAGCCCATGCCCGACCTGCGCCAGCGCATCGAAACGGCGATCACAGGCAAGGCCTGCCGCCTGGTGCGAATCGCCAGCGAATACCGTGGCGTGCGGGGCGAGGCCGAATCCGAAGTGCTGCTTGGCCTTGACCAGATCACCCCGCAGGAACTCTTCGCCCGCGCATGGGAAACCCAGTTCGGCAATCCACCGGATGACCAGGCACTGGACGATTTCGCCAGCCTGCTGCAAGGCGTCGAATTCGCCGGTGAAGGAGACGCCCGATGA
- a CDS encoding copper-binding protein encodes MKAFYCVTLSLVLLAPAALAQDLLKPAAPSDSPDIDAGPATEMVSEPVMRATGTIEAIDRERGVVTIAHGPVPALKWPASTMEFQARREQLEGLAKGDAVQIGFQSEGDEAALVSIDKR; translated from the coding sequence ATGAAAGCGTTCTATTGCGTCACGCTCAGTCTTGTACTGCTTGCCCCGGCTGCGCTCGCTCAGGATCTACTCAAGCCTGCGGCCCCTTCAGATTCTCCGGATATCGATGCCGGCCCGGCCACCGAAATGGTCTCCGAACCCGTTATGCGCGCGACCGGCACGATTGAGGCAATCGATCGTGAGCGAGGCGTGGTGACCATCGCCCACGGCCCGGTGCCAGCGTTGAAATGGCCGGCTTCGACCATGGAATTTCAGGCCCGTCGCGAACAGCTGGAAGGGTTGGCCAAGGGCGATGCGGTGCAGATCGGTTTCCAAAGCGAAGGGGATGAGGCTGCGTTGGTCTCCATCGACAAGCGTTGA
- a CDS encoding PepSY domain-containing protein, which produces MRPATLLTLPLVLLLAATPVASRDLDQDEALRLRRDGLIQPLESVLQQAMARHPGARLLEAELEEEDGVYVYEIELLTADGVARELELDARDGRLLKDEED; this is translated from the coding sequence ATGCGACCCGCCACCCTTCTCACCCTTCCACTGGTTTTGCTGCTCGCCGCCACACCGGTGGCGAGCCGCGACCTCGATCAGGACGAAGCCTTGCGGCTGCGGCGTGACGGGCTGATTCAGCCCTTGGAAAGTGTGTTGCAGCAGGCCATGGCTCGCCACCCAGGCGCCCGATTGCTTGAGGCAGAACTGGAAGAAGAGGATGGCGTTTACGTTTACGAAATCGAATTGCTGACCGCCGACGGCGTCGCCCGCGAGCTGGAACTGGACGCGCGCGACGGCCGCCTGCTCAAGGACGAAGAAGACTGA
- the phnC gene encoding phosphonate ABC transporter ATP-binding protein produces MSAVIRVDSLNKTFAGKRALHDLALSVQPGEMVALIGASGSGKSTLLRHIAGLACGDRAGGHIQVLGREVQSAGRLNADVRRLRADIGYIFQQFNLVNRLSVLDNVLLGFLGRMPRWRGSLGMFSAEQKQQAMAALDRVGLAHRAEQRASTLSGGQQQRVAIARALTQQAEVILADEPIASLDPESARKVMDILADINRLDGKTVVVTLHQVDYALRYCQRAVALKDGRIHYDGACADLDSRLLNDLYGADLDASLLFSDQTRTPAVPVPEQVRTLSLARA; encoded by the coding sequence ATGAGTGCGGTGATCCGTGTCGACAGTCTGAACAAGACCTTCGCAGGCAAACGTGCCCTGCATGACCTGGCGCTGTCCGTTCAGCCAGGTGAGATGGTGGCGCTGATCGGCGCATCCGGTTCCGGCAAGTCCACGCTGCTGCGGCACATCGCGGGGCTGGCCTGCGGTGATCGCGCGGGTGGCCATATTCAGGTGCTGGGGCGCGAGGTGCAGTCGGCGGGACGTCTGAACGCGGACGTGCGGCGGTTGCGTGCCGACATCGGCTACATCTTCCAGCAGTTCAATCTGGTCAATCGCCTCAGCGTGCTGGACAACGTGCTGCTGGGCTTTCTCGGGCGTATGCCGCGCTGGCGCGGCTCGCTGGGCATGTTCAGCGCCGAGCAGAAGCAACAGGCAATGGCGGCCCTGGACCGCGTGGGGCTGGCGCATCGTGCCGAACAGCGTGCTTCGACGCTCTCCGGTGGCCAGCAGCAGCGCGTGGCCATCGCCCGTGCGCTGACGCAGCAGGCCGAAGTGATACTCGCCGATGAGCCGATCGCCTCGCTCGACCCCGAGTCCGCGCGCAAGGTCATGGACATCCTCGCGGACATCAATCGCCTCGACGGGAAGACCGTTGTCGTCACGCTGCATCAGGTCGACTACGCCCTGCGTTATTGCCAGCGGGCGGTGGCCTTGAAGGACGGCCGTATTCATTACGACGGTGCCTGTGCCGACCTCGATTCGCGGCTTCTCAACGATCTCTATGGCGCCGATCTCGACGCCAGCCTGCTGTTCTCCGATCAGACCCGCACACCTGCCGTTCCAGTGCCTGAACAGGTGCGGACGCTGAGCCTGGCGCGGGCCTGA
- a CDS encoding DNA-formamidopyrimidine glycosylase family protein: protein MPEGPSIVILREEAAIFTGKTIERAEGNSKLDTSRLVGQTVRSFRSWGKHFLIELDDVSLRIHLLLFGSYRINERKESAPRLSLGFANGELNFYGCSVQFIEGPLDEAYDWSADVMSDAWDSRAALKKLRARPRLLACDALLDQTLFSGSGNIIKNEVLFRTRIHPLSLVGELPATKLRALVNEARTYSFDFLQWKREGTLKAHWLAHTKRTCPRCKIPFVKAKSLGRSQRRSFYCERCQKRYGDSDQVAAEQPAPDA from the coding sequence ATGCCTGAAGGTCCATCTATCGTCATCCTTCGCGAAGAAGCTGCCATATTCACCGGCAAAACCATCGAGCGCGCGGAGGGCAATAGCAAGCTCGACACATCACGGTTGGTCGGCCAGACGGTGCGTTCGTTTCGCAGTTGGGGCAAACACTTCCTGATCGAGCTGGACGATGTGTCCCTGCGTATCCATCTGCTGCTGTTCGGCAGTTACCGGATCAACGAGCGCAAGGAATCCGCGCCGCGCCTGAGCCTGGGCTTTGCCAACGGCGAGCTGAATTTCTACGGCTGCTCGGTGCAGTTCATCGAAGGCCCGCTGGATGAGGCCTATGACTGGAGCGCCGATGTGATGAGCGACGCTTGGGACAGCCGTGCCGCACTGAAGAAGCTGCGCGCACGGCCCCGGCTGCTGGCCTGCGATGCACTGCTGGACCAAACGCTGTTTTCCGGCTCCGGCAACATCATCAAGAACGAAGTGCTGTTTCGCACGCGCATCCATCCACTGTCACTGGTCGGCGAGCTGCCGGCGACCAAGTTGCGGGCGCTGGTTAACGAAGCACGGACCTACAGCTTCGATTTCCTTCAGTGGAAGCGCGAGGGCACCCTCAAGGCGCACTGGTTGGCGCATACCAAAAGGACCTGCCCGCGCTGCAAGATTCCCTTCGTCAAAGCCAAGTCACTGGGCCGTAGCCAGCGCCGCAGTTTTTATTGCGAGCGTTGTCAGAAGCGCTACGGCGATAGCGATCAGGTGGCAGCTGAACAACCCGCCCCCGATGCCTAG
- a CDS encoding DUF192 domain-containing protein codes for MRTALLSSLVALAGLATAHASEPLLDLQVGATPLKAEYARSPDERARGLMERTELAADRGMLFRFGDFRRHCLWMKDTPLPLSAAFMDEQGRIVDILDLQPLDTTIRCSRESARYALEVNQGWFRQHRLEVGDQVTGIPD; via the coding sequence ATGCGTACCGCTTTGCTGTCATCGCTCGTTGCCCTGGCCGGGCTCGCCACTGCTCACGCCAGTGAGCCGCTGCTCGACCTGCAGGTTGGCGCAACGCCACTCAAGGCTGAATACGCCCGCTCTCCCGACGAGCGCGCGCGCGGCCTGATGGAGCGCACCGAGCTCGCGGCGGATCGCGGCATGCTGTTTCGCTTCGGCGATTTCCGCCGTCACTGCCTGTGGATGAAAGACACGCCGCTGCCGCTCTCGGCGGCCTTCATGGACGAGCAGGGGCGCATCGTCGATATCCTCGATCTGCAGCCGCTGGACACCACGATCCGCTGTTCGCGCGAGTCCGCGCGTTACGCGTTGGAAGTGAACCAGGGCTGGTTTCGTCAACACCGACTCGAGGTTGGCGATCAGGTGACCGGCATCCCGGACTAG
- a CDS encoding WYL domain-containing protein: protein MKRKQSISQIRWDLALRYRLIETIAWWEGRLTTGHLMQSFGISRQQASKDINTYLNDHAPKNLTYDRHLKGYKPSNHFAPLFIDGSASAYLHLLDQNRDRAPHIEGLALAYAHTEVLHMPDRSIRPEVLRPILRACREGLRLETEYVSLANPDVEIRVMAPHTLIFTGTRWHVRAYCEKNRGFRDFVLSRFRGEPDLMDESANRVEQDEAWNTPVEVIIEPDVRLTQEQKAIIEADYGMQDGELRIATRGALVQYVLQRYQIDPNTVQANAAAQQIQVRNLQGLKGWLY from the coding sequence ATGAAAAGGAAGCAATCGATCAGTCAGATCCGCTGGGATCTGGCCTTGCGGTATCGCCTGATCGAGACGATTGCCTGGTGGGAAGGCCGCCTCACTACGGGCCATCTGATGCAGAGTTTCGGCATCAGTCGCCAGCAAGCCTCAAAGGACATCAACACGTACCTGAACGACCATGCGCCCAAAAACCTTACATATGACCGGCACCTAAAGGGCTACAAGCCGAGCAATCACTTCGCGCCACTGTTCATCGACGGCAGCGCCAGCGCGTATCTGCACCTGCTGGACCAGAACCGCGACCGCGCGCCGCATATCGAAGGCCTGGCGCTGGCCTACGCGCACACCGAAGTGCTGCATATGCCCGACCGCAGCATCCGGCCGGAAGTGCTACGTCCGATACTGCGCGCCTGTCGCGAGGGGCTCAGGCTGGAAACCGAGTACGTATCGCTCGCCAATCCGGACGTGGAAATTCGCGTCATGGCGCCGCACACGCTGATATTCACCGGCACCCGTTGGCACGTGCGCGCTTACTGCGAGAAGAACCGCGGCTTCCGCGACTTCGTCCTGAGCCGCTTCCGCGGCGAGCCGGATCTGATGGATGAGAGCGCGAACCGCGTCGAGCAGGACGAGGCCTGGAACACGCCGGTCGAGGTGATCATCGAGCCTGATGTGCGGCTGACACAGGAGCAGAAGGCGATCATCGAAGCCGACTACGGCATGCAGGATGGCGAGCTGCGTATCGCCACCCGTGGCGCGCTGGTGCAGTACGTGTTGCAGCGCTATCAGATTGATCCGAATACGGTGCAGGCGAATGCGGCGGCGCAGCAGATTCAGGTGAGAAATCTGCAGGGGTTGAAGGGGTGGTTGTATTGA
- a CDS encoding response regulator transcription factor, with protein sequence MRLLLVEDNVPLADELTASLGRQGYATDWLTDGRDADYQGSSEPYDLIVLDLGLPGKPGLEVLRAWRGRGLATPVLILTARDSWAERIEGLKAGADDYLTKPFHPEELLLRIQALLRRAHGVANQPLLEVGGVALDEARQRCHKDGQAIELTAGEFRLLRYFMLHPGQLLSKTQLAEHLYDGETERDSNVIEVHVNRLRGKLGRELIETRRGQGYRFGGRS encoded by the coding sequence ATGCGCCTGTTATTGGTCGAAGACAACGTACCGCTGGCCGATGAGCTGACCGCCAGCCTCGGCCGCCAGGGCTACGCCACCGATTGGCTGACCGATGGCCGCGACGCCGACTACCAGGGCAGCAGCGAACCCTATGACCTGATCGTTCTGGACCTCGGCCTGCCCGGCAAGCCGGGGCTTGAGGTGTTGCGCGCCTGGCGAGGGCGCGGCCTGGCCACGCCAGTGCTCATTCTGACCGCCCGCGATTCCTGGGCCGAGCGCATCGAAGGACTGAAAGCCGGTGCCGACGACTACCTGACCAAACCCTTCCACCCCGAAGAACTCCTGCTGCGTATTCAGGCGCTGCTGCGACGCGCCCATGGCGTCGCCAACCAGCCGTTGCTCGAGGTTGGCGGCGTGGCGCTGGACGAAGCACGCCAGCGCTGCCACAAGGATGGCCAGGCCATCGAACTGACCGCCGGCGAGTTTCGGCTGTTGCGCTATTTCATGCTGCACCCCGGCCAGCTGTTATCGAAAACCCAACTTGCGGAGCACCTGTATGACGGCGAAACCGAGCGCGACTCCAACGTCATCGAAGTGCACGTCAATCGCTTACGCGGCAAGCTCGGCCGCGAGCTGATCGAAACCCGTCGCGGCCAAGGTTATCGCTTCGGCGGCCGTTCTTGA
- a CDS encoding PepSY domain-containing protein has product MYHKKLTAALAVAVLGTTSGVALADQPGADWITLEQAVEKAKAAGYTTLHSIDADGDSWEGEGMKADGKVWEFKIDGKSGEVTRDKED; this is encoded by the coding sequence ATGTACCACAAGAAATTGACCGCTGCCCTTGCCGTTGCTGTGTTGGGAACTACCAGTGGCGTAGCACTGGCTGATCAGCCGGGCGCCGACTGGATCACTCTTGAGCAAGCCGTGGAAAAAGCCAAGGCTGCCGGCTACACCACGCTGCACTCCATCGATGCCGATGGTGACTCCTGGGAAGGCGAAGGCATGAAGGCTGACGGCAAGGTCTGGGAGTTCAAGATTGACGGTAAATCCGGTGAAGTGACCCGCGATAAAGAAGACTGA
- a CDS encoding sensor histidine kinase: MKSIQRSLSLGLISGLLLIGLLLVQSSLWLFEAGLRRNLAIDLRDETEGLLIAVVQGPEGFKLDTSRLSPRYQRAFSGHYFHIDLPARSWRSRSLWDAEPAWPTDNGLADELLDGPQDQRLLSYRAEYRRDGQAIVINVARDYTPILKSFAQVRLGGLGLVGLALLVFLLLQRYAVKRAMRPLERARQQIAQLQQGERQQLDIQAPIELQPLVEQINHLLAHTDDTLKRSRHALGNLGHALKTPLAVLGSLVQHEALTAHPHLQTNLREQLEQIQQRVSRELGRARLAGDVLPGAYFDCAQELAPLFETLQMIHRRDLQLRWHTHEHCRLPWDREDMLELLGNLLDNACKFARSEVLLSIEQSPAGYHIRVEDDGPGIPAERRNAVLERGTRLDERAEGHGLGLGIVRDILAAWNGQLMLEQSALGGLCARVYLPKQKHRQGYQESGNSE; encoded by the coding sequence TTGAAATCCATTCAGCGCAGCCTCAGCCTCGGCCTGATTTCCGGCCTGCTGCTGATCGGCCTGTTGCTCGTGCAGAGCAGCCTGTGGCTATTCGAGGCCGGCCTGCGCCGCAACCTCGCCATCGACCTGCGGGACGAGACCGAAGGCCTGCTCATTGCGGTGGTGCAGGGTCCAGAGGGGTTCAAGCTGGATACCAGCCGGCTCAGCCCACGTTATCAACGAGCATTTTCCGGTCACTACTTCCATATCGACCTGCCTGCGCGCAGCTGGCGGTCGCGCTCGCTGTGGGACGCCGAACCGGCTTGGCCCACCGACAATGGGCTGGCCGATGAACTGCTGGACGGTCCGCAGGATCAGCGGCTGTTGAGCTACCGCGCCGAATACCGTCGTGACGGCCAGGCCATCGTGATCAACGTGGCGCGCGATTACACGCCGATCCTGAAGAGCTTCGCTCAGGTTCGCCTCGGCGGCCTTGGGTTGGTCGGCTTGGCGCTGCTGGTGTTTCTGCTGCTGCAGCGCTACGCGGTCAAACGCGCCATGCGCCCGCTGGAGCGCGCGCGCCAGCAGATTGCACAGCTGCAGCAGGGCGAACGCCAGCAGCTGGACATCCAGGCGCCGATCGAGCTGCAACCGCTGGTGGAGCAGATCAATCATCTGCTGGCGCACACCGACGACACGCTGAAGCGGTCGCGGCATGCCCTCGGCAATCTTGGCCATGCATTGAAAACCCCGCTGGCGGTACTCGGCAGTCTCGTTCAGCACGAGGCGTTGACTGCCCACCCGCATCTGCAGACAAACCTTCGCGAACAGTTAGAACAGATCCAACAACGGGTGTCCCGCGAACTGGGCCGAGCCCGCCTGGCGGGTGACGTATTGCCTGGTGCCTATTTCGACTGCGCACAAGAGCTCGCGCCGCTCTTCGAAACACTGCAGATGATTCACCGCCGGGACCTTCAGTTGCGTTGGCATACGCATGAGCATTGCCGTCTGCCCTGGGACCGGGAAGACATGCTCGAGCTGCTCGGCAATCTGCTCGACAATGCCTGCAAGTTCGCGCGTTCAGAGGTGCTGCTGAGCATCGAACAATCGCCGGCGGGCTATCACATTCGAGTGGAAGATGACGGACCGGGTATCCCGGCCGAACGTCGCAACGCGGTGCTGGAGCGCGGCACACGGCTCGACGAGCGTGCCGAAGGGCATGGACTGGGGCTTGGCATCGTGCGGGATATTCTGGCCGCGTGGAACGGCCAGCTGATGCTCGAACAAAGCGCGCTCGGCGGCCTGTGCGCACGCGTTTACCTACCGAAGCAGAAACACCGGCAGGGATATCAAGAGTCGGGAAACAGCGAATGA
- a CDS encoding RluA family pseudouridine synthase translates to MPVPAARSTLHLPQGHWATVLDCLCAHFQAIDRATWLDRFARGRVLGADGQPLALDHPYQVGLKVYYFREVPDEKPIPFEEAVLHLDDHLLVADKPHFLPVMPAGEYVNETLLARLSKRVGNPDLVPIHRIDRLTAGLVLFSTNPESRGRYQALFRERRIDKRYEAICPALPDLEFPRVERLHMIDGEPFFLMKRGDGEPNSETRIEVLERRGELWRYALYPVTGRKHQLRLQMATLGAGICNDPFYPELIERGRRDQDDYSKPLKLLARGLEFTDPLTGERRRFESRLQLNW, encoded by the coding sequence ATGCCCGTTCCCGCCGCCCGCAGCACCCTGCATCTGCCCCAAGGTCACTGGGCCACTGTGCTTGACTGCCTATGTGCGCATTTTCAGGCAATTGACCGGGCGACCTGGCTCGATCGTTTCGCCCGCGGCCGCGTGCTGGGTGCGGACGGGCAGCCACTGGCGCTCGACCACCCTTATCAGGTGGGTTTAAAGGTTTATTACTTCCGTGAGGTGCCGGACGAGAAGCCGATCCCGTTCGAGGAAGCCGTGCTGCATCTGGACGACCACCTGCTGGTGGCGGACAAGCCCCACTTTCTGCCGGTGATGCCGGCTGGCGAATACGTCAACGAGACGCTGCTGGCGCGCCTGAGCAAGCGTGTGGGCAATCCCGATCTGGTGCCGATCCATCGCATCGACCGACTGACGGCTGGGCTGGTGCTGTTCTCGACCAATCCCGAGAGTCGCGGTCGCTACCAGGCGCTGTTCCGCGAGCGCCGTATCGACAAGCGTTATGAGGCGATCTGCCCGGCGCTGCCTGACCTTGAATTTCCTCGTGTAGAGCGGTTGCACATGATCGACGGCGAGCCGTTCTTCCTGATGAAACGCGGCGACGGCGAACCCAACAGCGAGACGCGCATCGAGGTGCTCGAACGTCGTGGCGAGCTTTGGCGTTACGCGCTCTATCCGGTTACCGGACGCAAACATCAACTGCGCTTGCAGATGGCCACGCTGGGTGCCGGTATCTGCAATGACCCCTTCTATCCCGAGCTGATCGAGCGCGGCCGGCGTGATCAGGATGACTATTCGAAGCCGCTGAAGCTGCTGGCACGTGGGCTGGAATTTACCGATCCGCTGACCGGCGAGCGGCGCCGGTTCGAGAGTCGCCTGCAGTTGAATTGGTAG